One Nostoc sp. ATCC 53789 genomic window, AAAGGGGACTGCTAGAGCGGGATATTCCTACTAGAGTTGTGCAGGATAACGCTATTACGCTGGAACCACAACGGGAAGTACCGCTTTATGTAGCTGTCAGCAACTATGTACGCCACTTTTACCGACTGGCACAAATAGATCAGCGTTCTTGTTTGGGTTTTTTGATGACCCTTTACCGCAAACGTTTGACCAGTTCATTTTATGCCATCAAGTCATCTCTGCAACGTCGTTTGGATTATTTGTTAACTCAACGGGGAAGCGTTTTAAGTGACGACGATTTAGTGGATGTGGATAATGAGGATGATGCAGTAATTGCTGGGCTGGAATCTTTCTTTGAACCAGTAGACCCCCAGGAAATTCAATATCTTGAAGAATTACTACGCCAATTTGAAAACACTGGGGAAGATAGTAAGCTTTCTCGCTTTATTCAGATTTTACGCCAAGAATTAACTGACCGAGAAAGTGCGATCGTTTTCACCCAGTACACAGATACGATGGATTATCTACGGGATACATTGAAGGAGTTGTACGGTAGCCAAGTAGCTTGTTATTCAGGTCGTGGTGGGGAATTGTACCAGAATGGGGAGTGGTGCTTGGTTCCCAAGGAAGAAATTAAACGCCGATTTCGCCAAGATGAAATTAAAATTCTCCTCTGTACTGAATCTGCTTCTGAGGGGTTGAATTTACAAAATTGCGGCGTGTTGATTAATTATGATATGCCTTGGAATCCGATGCGGGTCGAACAGCGTATTGGCAGAATTGACCGCATTGGACAAAGGTATCCGACTGTGCGAATTCATAATTTTTACTATGATGGCACTGTAGAAGCAAAAGTTTATCGAAAATTGCGCGATCGCATAAACGCTTTTGCCACTGTTGTTGGTAATCTTCAGCCAATTCTAGCTCAAGTCCCTACCTTTATTGAACGGGCTGTTATGAGTGCTGATCCAGAAGAAGAGGATGTTTTAATGTCTCAATTCGATTCTGTATTAGACAGTCCACCACCTCGTTTAGCAATTGAAGAAATGGTAGCGATGGACTTAGACGCTGATTTAGCGGAAATTCAAAAACCAATCCCCTCTACTCCTTTTACGTCAGAAGCAATTGAGCAGTTATTCATATCTTCAGCAATTTTAAAAGCTAGTGGTGTGCAGTTTGAGAGAAAGAGCGAACGTACTTGGCAACTGAATTACAAAGGGCAGAATTACACAGTTACTTTTTACCCTAGTGTTTTTGATGAAATGCCTTCACTACGTTTAATGAATTTTGGCGATCCCTTGTTTGAAGAACTTTTAACCTGTCAGCTTTCTTTCTTCGATTAGAGCTTCCGCTGCTCTAGTCATGCCCCAGGGCAGTTTTTTTGTAGGTAGGCAAAATACAGTTTGTGCCCACTGCCAACAATCGAGTTACACATGCAGTGCGTTGTTTACTCGCTGTAACCAGAATATTGCGTTACAGTCCGTAAAAGCGTTAACCTCAAGTGTAGCAAGCATAAACCCTGATCCTCAGTAAAATTCCTAGCACAGGCATTTAAGCAATGACAAAGATTCAGCAGATTTGGCAGCGTTGGATTCCTGGACTCCTTGAAAAAGCAGTAAAGCGTGGAGAAACAGTGGAGTCGGGAGCAGAAGTTACTAAAGCTGCTTTGGAATTTGCGATCGCTCTGGGCGTGCTAGCGAGTGTACCATCAGCACCAGTAGTTGCGGCAGGATTGTCTTTTGTCAGTATTGGTCGGAAAGGCTTGGAATTGCTACACGAAAAAACCAGCCAGGAATTTAACGTAGAAGAATGGGTAGCGATCGCTTTTCCTTTGGCTTACATACAAAGCTTTGATACTTTAGTTCTAAGAAATGACTGGTTACAGGAAAAAATCGGTGCTGGGATATCCGGGCAAGGGGTCAGGCAACAATTTGAGCAGTTAGGGGAACTGCAATTAAATGAGAGTTTAGCTGATGAAGTATTGAAAGATTTTCCAGGATCTACGTTAGGGCAAGCTTTAAATAATCAGTTATCTAATTACCTACAAAAAGCTGGAATTGAACATCATATTGCTTCAATAATAACAGGATGGGTAGCGTGGTCAACTTTTCAAGATGTAGAATCGCTTTTATTATATGAACCAGAAAGTGTACGCCAAGCTTTAAGTTTCAAGATATCTGCGGCAAGAGAAATAAGACTTAACGAAAAATATACAAGTATTGAGTTTTACTTAAAAGAGCAAATATCACCAAATCCAAGTAATTCACTTTTACTGGAACGGTGGAAAGTAATAGATGAAGAGTTTACATTTCCTCACATCTATGTGCCTTTAGAAGCCCATCTCCTAGATAGTAATGGAAAGTTCCAGGAAAAAGTAGACCTTGTTAATCTAGAGAATTGGGCGAAGGAACATTTGACAAGCCTAGATAAAAATAACCAAGTTATGTTTATTCAAGCAGGGCCAGGTCGAGGTAAGAGTGTGTTTTGCCGAATGTTTGCCAATTGGGTAAGAGAACACCTTCACCCCATTTGGACACCAATATTAATACGACTGCGAGATATAGATACTTTTGAAGCGAATATTGAAAATACTCTTCGTGCTGCTGTTAGGCAAAATTTTACTAGCAGTGATCATTGGTTAGGTGATCGCAATATACGTTATTTCTTTATACTAGATGGTTTTGATGAATTACGGTTTGAAGGTAGAACCTCTAAAGGAATTGAAAGCTTTCTCAAGCAAATAGGTAGTTATCAAGTAGGATGTAAGCATCGGTTTTTAATAACTGGTAGAGAATCGGCTTTACAAGGGATAGAGCATTTTGTACCTACTAATTTAGAACGGATAGAAATTGCTTTAATGAGTGATCAGCTACAAGAGCAGTGGTTATCAAATTGGGGAAAATTAGTAGGGCAAGATAAGGCTGAGGAATTTAGGAAGTTTTTGGGGGCAAAGACTTGTCCAAAGCGTGTACAAGAATTAGCAAGAGAACCGCTATTACTGTACTTGTTAGCAGCGATGCACCGGGATAACAATTTAAACATTTCCATGTTTAAAGATAGTAGCGGCGCTCAAGCTAAAATATTGATTTATCAAACTACCTTGGACTGGGTATTGACAAAGCAGCGCCCAAAAGACCTCAATACTACTATTACAAAATTTGACACAGAAGATTTGAGATTGATTTTGAGAGAAGCTGGATTATGTATTACCCAATCTGGTAGGGAGTGGACTTCAATTGAAACAATAGAGTCACGCCTTAAAGGTGATAAAGCTATAGAAAAGATGCTCTCAGAAGCTCAACAACGTTTGGGCGAAAATCCTCTAAGGAATGCGTTAGCAGCATTTTACTTACGGCCTGCAAAAGCTTCAGAAAAAGCAGAGGGTGCTGTAGAATTTATTCATAAAAGTTTTGGTGAGTTTTTATGCGCTCAGAGATTCATACAAAGTTTTAATAAGTGGACGCGGATAGACCCAGACAGCAGACGCGAAGATTTTTGGATTACAGATAAGCAGTTATCTGAGGAAATTTATGACTTATTTAGTTATGGGGGGTTGACTACGGAAATCGTAGATTACTTGATAGCTTTAATTGATGATGCTAAGGAAAAATTTCAACTTCAGAGTTTATTTAAGCGTTTAGAAGAATTCTATCTAGATTGGATTCAAGGAAAGTTTATTAATGAATCTTCTAAAAACCTACCTTTAGCTCAAATGCAGAAATTGCAAAAGCAAGGACTATCAATTGGCTTACGAGAAGTTGATATATTTACTGGGCTAAATATAATGATTCTTCTCTTAGAATTACACCGTTATGCTCAGACTCAAGATGAACTAAAGGATAATATTGTCTTTTATCCTTGCGGTAAAAAAGACAGCGATAATTTTGATGAGCAGCGATTGTTGCGTATCATAAGTTACAGCAACAGCGTTAGTTTAAGTACTTTTTCGTTGACTATTGGTTATTTTCTCTCACGCGCTAACCTCGATGGCGC contains:
- a CDS encoding pentapeptide repeat-containing protein produces the protein MTKIQQIWQRWIPGLLEKAVKRGETVESGAEVTKAALEFAIALGVLASVPSAPVVAAGLSFVSIGRKGLELLHEKTSQEFNVEEWVAIAFPLAYIQSFDTLVLRNDWLQEKIGAGISGQGVRQQFEQLGELQLNESLADEVLKDFPGSTLGQALNNQLSNYLQKAGIEHHIASIITGWVAWSTFQDVESLLLYEPESVRQALSFKISAAREIRLNEKYTSIEFYLKEQISPNPSNSLLLERWKVIDEEFTFPHIYVPLEAHLLDSNGKFQEKVDLVNLENWAKEHLTSLDKNNQVMFIQAGPGRGKSVFCRMFANWVREHLHPIWTPILIRLRDIDTFEANIENTLRAAVRQNFTSSDHWLGDRNIRYFFILDGFDELRFEGRTSKGIESFLKQIGSYQVGCKHRFLITGRESALQGIEHFVPTNLERIEIALMSDQLQEQWLSNWGKLVGQDKAEEFRKFLGAKTCPKRVQELAREPLLLYLLAAMHRDNNLNISMFKDSSGAQAKILIYQTTLDWVLTKQRPKDLNTTITKFDTEDLRLILREAGLCITQSGREWTSIETIESRLKGDKAIEKMLSEAQQRLGENPLRNALAAFYLRPAKASEKAEGAVEFIHKSFGEFLCAQRFIQSFNKWTRIDPDSRREDFWITDKQLSEEIYDLFSYGGLTTEIVDYLIALIDDAKEKFQLQSLFKRLEEFYLDWIQGKFINESSKNLPLAQMQKLQKQGLSIGLREVDIFTGLNIMILLLELHRYAQTQDELKDNIVFYPCGKKDSDNFDEQRLLRIISYSNSVSLSTFSLTIGYFLSRANLDGANLDGANLSRANLSRANLSRANLSIANLSIANLSRANLDGANLDGANLECANLSIANLSRANLSRANLDDAYLDDANLDGANLDGANLDGANLDGVNLDGANLDGANLLGANLSRANLDGANLSRANLDGANLDGANLVNIIWDEHTNWDNVKRLNTARNVPESLLSKLNPTAHPSSPQDTPPSA